The genomic region acccggtttgagtgctcatttaagcctatgttgatctcatatggttggagcattctcgcaaaacattgtgatcctgactggtctccctatgattttacctagtgagagtgacctgacttactagtgtgtggtttgtcttgtcatgtactcctaggcgcccgacgtggtttttcactgacatggtaccatactgcatatatgattgagtcttagtatatatgttgcataacgcttgtgtattgatcgatattgattgacttgatgatattgtgttttgatccttaaGTACGTGAATAttgtgaaaataaatgaaatatgtggtGTTACGAGATAATGTTATGCgacaaagtggtgaaataaCGTGAGTGGtgcttaagtaagttgtattttgtttatatgatatttatacctacatgttatcttgtttctctccattagttagaaatgtgataactcactccctgtgtgttgtttgtgtttggatcctgtgataatcttgaactttgtgttcgggggagtagatgaataggtggatgactatgaagaacctcatgctagaggacacgggaacacaacactctgataggatgtgacattaggatataagttttatattaattgtatgaagcttagacgaccttgtttgagccgaaatgactttattatttatttggacaaatttgaATATGATTTAGAAGGAAgggaatgtgagccttttatccctttaaaaggcttgtatttaaaaatacttttaattaatatttgaatttttattcttttattagtatatatgtgaggggtagaggatGTCACAAGTGCAATGCTATTTCATGTTCTCTTTGGTGAAAACAAGTGAATTGAAACTAGAGGTTGAAAGCAGCCTTCGACTGTCCTCAATTATGCCTTAGAAGAGTGATCCGCAAAGACAATCCCTTCTTGCCACTAAGGTATAACGTTAAATTTAAACATGTCTTTagtgtataaaaattatatttttttaataactttcaaaaaatattcattaattttattaacaatttcattaaaaaaaccttacgattatttttatgaaaattttcttttcaatcacgtttatttattgaatttgagactttatttaaaaagttaaacccaatttttaattttacctactgaaattaactttataaaactaaatataatatttttaatatatcctACTACTATGCTTGAATTATCATCTTAGAATTAtcgaaaatttatttatcatcttAGACTTAAATAAACCACTATATATCCAACAAACACATGAGTAAATTGGGAGTGTAGATCCTTAAAGTATAGTGTTACAGTATTTGGTAAAGTAAGTAAATTATTAGCCAGTACAACACTTAAAATCATAGATCTTTTTAATTCATATGGATTCTGAAATAAAATTGTGCACGACAGATTTAATAACTCGATTAGTTCCTTTACAGTAGGATAACCACACGTTGACAAtcaatatagttaattaaaatttctttaaattaaaaattaattttaagcttagaaataattaattcaaccataAATTTAGCATTAGAAAATGATAAGGAAAAAAAGTTAACGCTCATTAGTTGTCCCTGAACAGAGCGTACATCAAGGCTTGATAGTAACACACTTTCTGCCAAGAGAATGAGAATGATGAATACTTTCTGACGATTTAATTAGTTCCTAATTTATTAATACAGTTCAATGTGTTTGTTTAagttaacatttaaaatttatatgaaattaaaaaaaaattggtaaacaaaatatgaaaatttaatcTAGAAAATAACAGTTCAAAATCCTTTTTTGAAAGGTGCAAGGTTAAAGAATTCGTGTTTTATGTAATCAATACGGACACGATTGCATTTTAATCTCAAATGCTTCGAGGAGCGAGTCCAAcgggattttcttctttttaaataaaagatatgtaatatataatttgaagaGTATAAATAACTGTCAAagtttatatgatatgataaTAGAAGAAATAGCACGGTAAATGATAaagaagtaatatatatatatatatatatatatatatatatatatatatattatagatcTTATGTGATAAGAACTATGATTTAAATATTGTATTGACTAATAATTTGTTTACTTTGCTAAATACTGTATCATTATATTTTAGAGGATATATATTCGTCATTTAGGTgagattatttttgtttaactagTTATCTGGAATTTTAAcatgcatttaaaaaaataaaaaataaaaccccaTATTTATGCCGGCATTGATACCTAGTTTCCAACCTATTGTCCGATGTGATAAACAAACAATATTCTGAAAAGCCCCGGTGCGCCACGTCATCCTGCACTGCCAACTTATAAAATTGCAAACATATTAAACCCATTTCGTTTCGTTTCGTTTCGTTTCGCTTTCACCCTTTCAGAGAAGCAACCACGCATAGCGCACACCCAAATTTCAATTCCCATAATTCAAAACGACGATCCCTCTCAGGATTAAACGACAACTCATCATCTTCCCAATCACCGCACCGCCACCTCATGATGGCGGcaccaccacctcctcctccttcgACGCCGTCGTTTTTGTCGCCGACGCAGAGGTACGCCGCGGGCGCATTGTTCGGCCTGGCACTTCACGAGGCCCACCTCAACCAAACCAACCCGTTACCGTTACCCGCTTCGGAGGACTCGCTCTCTGAGGAACAACGAACCAGCAGTAGCAGTGGCTCCAGCAGCGACTCCGTTTCGGAAGACCCGGATCTTTGGGTCCACAGCAATTCGGGTTTGCTCCGCCCCGTTTTTAAGTACGTGTTGGTTAAACCTAATTGATGCGAAATCCAGTTAGTTAATTTGCATCTCCGAATCTGAATCCAAATCTGAACAGGTTTCTAGATATTGATTCCGCTGCGTGGTCTGGACTGGAGGAAACCGCTGGTTCTTCTTCCGCTACGCATCATGTGGGACCCGTATGTGTCACTACTTGTTCCTCATTCGTGTAGAACATTAGAAACTTACgcgttagtgttttttttttttaatttattataattcggtttaattatcaatttgggTAAATGGCCACTTTTTGGACTGTTACAAAATGACAGGTCAAATTGATCCTGAACTTTATGGCGACAAAATGGTCCACAAAATCTTAAACCGCAACCTAATCGTTGCACGTTTTACACAGTCAGGGACTAGACTAAATCAAAATATTCGTTCTTTCAGGACTAAATTGTCAGCATGTTGCACTTTCAAGGACGAAAGTGGTCATTTACTCTTATTAATTTGGTTCTTATGCACTTTGCTGTTTTGACCCTGTACTGAAAATTTGTAAGTTTTTAGTTCCTGGATAAGTAAATTTAATGCATTTTGGTCTCTACTATTGACACCGTTGCTAATGTTGTTGTTAAGACTGCAACAAAATTTTTCTGGTGGTGTAGTAGAACTGTCAGAAGTTTCTTCCACAATAGAAAATTCTTGAGGTTTTACACtgctagaaaaaaaattgtagtagtGTTACAGTGACCAAAGTTTAAGGAGTTAGAAGATAACTGACAACAGGGATCGAAATTTGAAATACCTTAAATTAGCTCGTCTAAGGACTAAAACTGACTATTTTTACATTAAGGGTCAAAATAGTAAAGCACAGATTAGTGTAGAGACCAAATGTGTAATTGAATCTTATAATTCTAATATATCTCTAAATGAGAACAATGCATGTTAATGTTACAGTTCTTGAGATTACTTTCGCAAGAATTGGATGATGGTTCTTCTCAAAGGTTAGATCAAGAACGTGCTTTGTCAAGTGCGGTTGATGGTATAGCACTTGACATGCGGAGAAACTCAGAGTCTTCCGAGTCTAAAAGAGAGAAGCTTCGCGAATATGAGCATCAATGTCGTGAGAAGTTTTCAATTGATGATGTTCAGCCTCACTGTGAAAAGGTGGATGCACATTTGGAAGTTCAGAAGGAGATGGATGCTGCTCCTTTACTTGACTGTAAAGAGACGCAGCAGGGATCTGTTGATTGGAAAATTGATGAGAGACCGATTGAGGAAGTAAGGATGCTGAGCGATCAGAGGAAGGTGACAGTTCTGTATGAACTTCTGTCTGGTTGTCTATCAAATTTAGGTGAAGATGTCGGGCGGAGAAGGAAGGGCTATGATGCTCGACATCGTGTGGCTCTGCGGTTGCTGGCAACATGGCTTGATGTCAAGTGGACAAAAATGGTTTGTATGATGAATCTTGTAGTGTGGAACTTTATGTGATTGACTGATTGGTAAATAACTTGTCATATGTTGGAGATCATGAGATATGAGTGCCATAGTTTATGCTGAATTGTGGTGAACATTGCCTATATGATTGATTGCCTTGATTTCTAAGCTACTTGCATTAAGGTTGAATGTGATTGTTAATGTCTGTATGTTATAAGCTATGTTTTTGTATTGTCAGTTATTAAAATCTCTCATATTTACTGGTCTGATATCTTCTAAGGATGAAGATGGATATTGGCTTTGTAGGAGGCCATTGAGACCATGGTTGCTTGTTCTGCGATGGCTTTGATTAAAGAGAAAGAATCGAAGAACGAAGAAACtcaatcaaaagaaagcaagtGGGCTAAATTGAAGCGGGGTGGTATAATTGGTGCTGCTGCATTAACTGGGGGAACTTTGTTGGCTATTACTGGTGGTATGGATTGGAGACCTTGTTGTCTTTTCTAACTGTATTGTGGAACATATAATTTCCAGATGAATAAACTTTTACTGGAtatgattgtttttattttaaccatTCAACAGGGTTAGCTGCACCAGCCATTGCTGCAGGTCTTGGTGCTTTAGCTCCAACTTTGGGTACTCTGATCCCTGTAATTGGTGCAAGTGGGTTTGCTGCAGCTGCTAGTGCTGCAGGAACTGTTGCTGGTTCTGTTGCTGTTGCTGCATCATTTGGAGGTTTATATTTGCTTATATATGTGATTGGATTTGCTAGAATTCGCTCATGCCATGTTACTATAGCTTCCATCCCTCACTTTTTTAAGTTAGTGTGTAATTCAAGCCTTAAGAATATTGTTAGAATCACCAGGTCATTGTTGACATGTTGATGTGTCTTATAGTTTTTGTGTTCATTTTGAGGTTTAGAATGTATCTTCAATTGATATTTTCTATGTTGCATCCTGATGGACAGGTTGGAAGGTGTTGTCtgattaaatatattatgatGGTCATTGcatttttgttattgttattaccAATTTACATGCTTACACTAACTGCTTGATAAAGATACATCCACTCAGACTGCAATACAATCCTCAGTTCATCATCTTTTGATTGTTCAGAAGAGGATATATAACAGTTACAGGAAAGTTTGTGTTTACTTTAGGAAGTAACAGTTTACTAAGTGGAGGAGTGATGCAGGCCCATTAATATCTGATATCCTGATTTGTGACGACAGTACATTTGATTTCTTCACAGTACATACTGGTTCTTATCTGTTACTGTGATGAAAGTTGCATTTGTTGGACAATTGACTCCTTGATCTTGCAGttatttctacttttttttttttatatcagttattttccttttttaaatgatgaatttttTCGTGTATCTCTTTGTTCTACTTCTGCCAGCTGCTGGAGCTGGACTTACTGGAAGCAAAATGGCTAGGAGAGTTGGGGGTGTTGATGAGTTTGAATTCAAGGCTATAGGAGAAAACCATAACCAAGGCGTAGGTTTTGATATCTTTCACATCCCTGTTTTCTTGTGACATTGCTTGCTTAAATTGAGCTGTGATCTATGTTTCTGTGTGTGCATATGTGAACTTTGTCTCACCTTGTACCTATGCACCTGgttattatttcaaattagaTTCTTGTTGAACTTCTGCTTGCAGAGACTAGGGGTTGAGATCTTAGTCTCTGGATTTGTCTTTGAAAAGGAAGATTTTATAAGGCCATGGGAAGGACAGAATGACAACTTGGAGAGGTACAATAGTgaatattttccttaaataatgAGTGTCATTGGTCAAGGAAGGAGGTTTCACTTTCACCTTAGAATTTTTATGTTGAGAGAAAATTACATTGAAATCAGCTTTATTTTAGttcattttatcttgactttaGAAATCGTGATGTTATTATTCATATGATTGACGGTGATGATCCCTGCCTaaaaaatgacctttcatttgGTCTTGCCAAAACTTAGGTATGCACTGCAGTGGGAGTCTAAGAATCTGATTGCTGTGAGCACTGCAATTCAAGATTGGCTTACTTCAAGTAATTGGTTTAGGTTTTAGGGTGCTTATAAAACTAAGTTATCAGTTTATTAGTAGTGCTGTGAATGATGTTAGTATTGCTGTGACTTGCATCAGGACTTGCGATGGAGCTGATGAAACGAGGGGCAATGATGACTGTTTTGAGCTCACTCTTAACTGCTTTGGCTTGGCCAGCTGCATTACTTGCAGCAACTGACTTTATAGACAGTAAATGGACAATTGCTATTAACAGGTGTATTTTATCTCCTTGTTCTGTCTAGAATAGAACATTTGCTTGGTAATGGGGAAGAAGCTTCTGCTTGCTTTTGTTACTTAATATCATGTATGCCCTTCAAGGTGTTAAATGATTAGAATATCAGTAATTAGGATTCTTATAGTGTAGGATTCATACTATGTTGATAGTTTTATTGGGATAAGCTTGTACTAGTTTCACTACTATAGTGCTTGATCCTAGAATGTTATTATAAATAGGTGTATTAGgtgaatttttaaaacaacaCATCAGACATATAATATCAGTGTTCCAATTTTCAGTACAAGGTTCAAATATTTTTGCTGGACTGTAGAATTAGTGAATTACTCTGACTTGAATTATGAGTCTGGGTATTTAACAACTGCATGGGactaatttgaattaatttcattttctgagGGAATTCTCATCATAAAACTATTAATCTACTTTAGTATCTtagattgttattttttttataaggaaaaTCTAAGTTGTCCATGAATTTAATGGATGGATATCCAAATCGATCCCATCTATAttgatcatattattattattattattattattatgagatTAGAATTTGCTTCACTTTTCACCACTAAGAatcctaaaatttattatttgaagaTTGCATTGTTTTTTGATCATCatattttgattatgttttaatttggtAATTGTAAAAGTTATTTCTATGACTATTGATTTAGATCATTGATATTCAAGTTTATTAATATACAAAGCTGCAAGCTGATGTAAAGGTGGTTTGGATTTGGCATCCCaaggagtattttttttttctttttcttattgatAAAAGGTGTTGTTAATGTGATAGCTTCACCATCTCCATGAAAAATTTGTTATGAGcagttttctttctttgtttactCTTATCTACTTGCTGAGTTAATCTTGAATTTCAGATCAAACAAAGCTGGTAAGTTGCTTGCTGAAGTATTGTTAAGAGGATACCAGGGAAATAGGTATTTGACTAATTCCAGAGTTTCTTTTACTCTGGCTCCTAGAAAATTGTAGATGATGTATTATTGTTGGTCTCTGAATTTCAGGCCTGTGACACTCATAGGTTACTCACTTGGGGCAAGAGTTATTTTCAAGTGTCTACAGTATTTGGCTAAAACTGAAAACGGTGGTAGGTATTTCCAGtttcctctttttttcctttgtttgtcCTTGATGTGTTTAGATTATTTGACTCCATATTAAATCgtatccttttttgtttttctgttcttttatgtttttaactgTGGTGATGGATGCTTATAATTTAATGTCCTTGCATACTCTTTCCATGTTTATCCGTTGAGTGAGGTTACCATATTACTTTAATGTCTGCTTATTATTGACAGCTGAACTAGTAGAAAAAGTTGTGCTTCTTGGAGCACCCATCCCAATCAAGGATGAGAACTGGGAAGCAGCTAGAAAGGTTAGCGGAGGATTTAATTTTTCTCCTGATAGAATTTCCTCAtctttttaatgaaaatgaatCTTTTCGAACATCCTGGCATTCTGTAGATGGTAGCAGGAAGATTTGTTAATGCTTATTCAAGGAATGACTGGATGCTTGGAGTTGCCTTCCGTGCCAGGTATATGAAAACATAATGGTAAAATTTCTGCAAAATTGTAGATACTTAAAGTTTGCTCGCACTACCATAGCCTTAGGATCGATTAATGCTTGCAAAAGGTTGATAAAAGAAACGAATAGCATGAAATTGTAtgcaagtttttgtttttttttgcacagcaaaagatagagtatattataattaagggTCAGTACTAGATGCACTGAAGTGTACAACATATAGCATAGGCAGTGAGAAACACTGCCCAAATAAGAATGAATACAAAGACAGGATATGCCAGCCCCCCCTAAGAGAATTCCTCCCTCAAATTAGATGACCAGTGGTTAAAGTGGGTATTAAAATCCTTCTCCATACACCTTAGCCAAGACCAAGTATGGAATAATGCCTCGTCCATGACTTTTTCGGGGATGAAGAGCTGGTTATTGAAGACCATGCTGTTTCTGTGCTTCCAAATGGTCATAGACAGTGCTATCCATAATGCTTCCCATCTTTTGTCTGTGCTTCTTTTCGCATTCCAGTATGCAAGTTTTTGTATTATGCATGAAGGTTTACACTACATAATCTTTCGTGGTTTGTTGTCAATTTTTAACATTAAACCGTTTTCGTGTGTGGTAGTTAGCATTTGTCTCACCTAACACAAAATTACTATATGATTATGTGGGGTTTGCCCTGTTCTTTTGTTGGAGAGAAAGCGGGTGACAGGGATATATAAGGTGTTTACAGTCATATCATACAGAATTTTCCTACTTATTATACGTATGTTTATGTAACTTTTGTAGAGTTGTGTTATCATTTggcattttcttaataaaatgtaaaatgattcaattttaaagTATTGTTTTTAATAGACagaaagtaaaaattattatttagcattatattttttacaattttgagCAGTCTACTCACGAAAGGATTAGCTGGAATCCAACCTGTCGATATTCCTGGGATCCAAAATGTAAGATGTTTCTTCATCCTCTTTGCCAATGTATAACTATTTTTCCAAGTTGCAATCTTATTTTCAATGATATCATTCATAAATTATGAATATTAATGTTTAATAAATAGGTGTTTGTTTTTGCATTGCAGGTCGAAGTAACAGATCACATTGAAGGCCATTCGTCTTATCTGTGGGCCACACAAAAGATCTTAGACCAGCTTCAATTGGATACATATTATCCTGTATATAATAGCATTTCTTGCATACAGTGAACATTTTATGGAGCCGCTCTGTTTCTCTGTTTACATTTCTTCTGCTTTAAAGTTTGACCCTATTCAGATATTATGtatgaaatatattattataaaaataatgtaaaaatatatatgttgtcCTACAAGACATATGAGTCTAGTTAAATTTAGAGCAGTGCTATTTGTCACGATAGAAAACAGCACGAATGTATAAAGTGATGATGTgtaccaaattttttttaaaaaaataagatttaacgAAAATCAAACTTTGAGCATTTTTATGAAAACTGTTTCGAACCTGTAATTGTtagcatttttcttaaattatgtgTTTAGAAGTGcatttgtaaaattgattttaaataaaattaatttggttaacattgattttcaaGTAAAGAGAATATTGCTTGAATAAATCTTTTCTGAACATTTGGTGGAAGCCAGTACGGGTTGGATTATTGGCTCCCACCATCATATTAACTTGAATGATATCTGGTGCCTTGAAACCTCCATTGTTGAGGCCCTTCATCTACAAGAGGAGGTCTGGAAGAGCCTTATTGCCTCTGTTTATGATTTTAGACAAAGGAACTCTTGGAATATTCCTTCTATGCTTACTTTCAGAATTCTTAATCTGCTCTCTGAATATAACTCTTGTTTCGGACATTCCTATATGGGGTCCTGCTGAGAATGGAattctttccttgaaagaaGCTTACAATTTTTATAGAGTTCCAATAAAATCCGTCTGTGGGCTACCCTCATATGGTCCAAAGTGGTTTTCCCTAGGGTGCAAATGGGTGGGGTTTGGCTAAACTTATTATTAAATCCATCAAAATTATACGAATTAGGTTGGCTGAgacttgtgtaattttttttatagactcACCCTAATTCGACATAACCTAATTCGATTATAAACGGGTTAAATTGAGTTGGATTAATTTGAtctgaatatttttttagatgtttttttattttctaaaaaataattttgtttagaataataatttatttttatctaaaactttgtaaatatataatgattaaatgcatttaagagattaaattatgaaaatattttactaatataattaatgattGTAATACTCGtacaatatttttatgttagaaatATAATACGATATTAGCatgcaaaacaaacaaaatcaagaaaaaaataaaaacgataaaaaaaaatattggtgatttagtttattaatttaataaattatgtgagttaaaaattattaatgtattttgtatttaataatatatatatatatatatatatatatataacaaattaaattatatgagaTATGAGTTAGGACAGATTGGAtcaagttcaaaaaaaaaaaaatccgttATCCAATCCGTTTATGATGGGATTGAATTCGATCAAACATTCTAGAAATCCAACTTAATATAATTAGATCGATTTGTATCGGGGATAGGCATGTGAACACCCCTAGTTTTGGCTTCAAGTCTTTCTTGCTTTGGCGTTTTCTTTATAACTGTCTATCAACTGATGAAAACCTTAAGCATAGAGGCAGTCACCTTGTTTCTGTTTGCAGCCTCTG from Glycine soja cultivar W05 chromosome 16, ASM419377v2, whole genome shotgun sequence harbors:
- the LOC114391165 gene encoding transmembrane and coiled-coil domain-containing protein 4-like, encoding MMAAPPPPPPSTPSFLSPTQRYAAGALFGLALHEAHLNQTNPLPLPASEDSLSEEQRTSSSSGSSSDSVSEDPDLWVHSNSGLLRPVFKFLDIDSAAWSGLEETAGSSSATHHVGPFLRLLSQELDDGSSQRLDQERALSSAVDGIALDMRRNSESSESKREKLREYEHQCREKFSIDDVQPHCEKVDAHLEVQKEMDAAPLLDCKETQQGSVDWKIDERPIEEVRMLSDQRKVTVLYELLSGCLSNLGEDVGRRRKGYDARHRVALRLLATWLDVKWTKMEAIETMVACSAMALIKEKESKNEETQSKESKWAKLKRGGIIGAAALTGGTLLAITGGLAAPAIAAGLGALAPTLGTLIPVIGASGFAAAASAAGTVAGSVAVAASFGAAGAGLTGSKMARRVGGVDEFEFKAIGENHNQGRLGVEILVSGFVFEKEDFIRPWEGQNDNLERYALQWESKNLIAVSTAIQDWLTSRLAMELMKRGAMMTVLSSLLTALAWPAALLAATDFIDSKWTIAINRSNKAGKLLAEVLLRGYQGNRPVTLIGYSLGARVIFKCLQYLAKTENGAELVEKVVLLGAPIPIKDENWEAARKMVAGRFVNAYSRNDWMLGVAFRASLLTKGLAGIQPVDIPGIQNVEVTDHIEGHSSYLWATQKILDQLQLDTYYPVYNSISCIQ